One window from the genome of Aquificaceae bacterium encodes:
- a CDS encoding DUF29 domain-containing protein yields MKTISKEELRELYEKDFPLWAQINLELLKEKAFELVDWENLLEEIEDMAQKHLDSCISQLARILEHMYKWDHFRELAGGQTAGKGWIKSVENARDEIETILEEYPSLKKKIPQEIERAWRRARKNLRVWLRNNDYDPEKFRIPEKCPYTYDMAMNRNIGEVISS; encoded by the coding sequence ATGAAGACCATAAGCAAAGAAGAGTTAAGAGAACTCTACGAAAAGGACTTCCCCCTGTGGGCTCAGATAAACCTTGAACTTCTGAAGGAAAAAGCCTTTGAGCTCGTGGACTGGGAGAACCTGCTGGAGGAGATAGAGGACATGGCTCAGAAGCACCTTGATAGTTGCATAAGTCAGCTGGCAAGAATTCTTGAGCATATGTATAAATGGGACCATTTTAGAGAGCTGGCAGGTGGACAGACTGCAGGAAAGGGATGGATAAAAAGCGTGGAAAATGCAAGAGATGAGATTGAAACCATTCTGGAAGAATACCCAAGCCTGAAGAAGAAAATACCTCAGGAGATAGAAAGGGCGTGGAGGCGTGCCAGAAAAAACCTGAGAGTGTGGCTCAGAAACAATGACTACGACCCTGAAAAATTCCGCATTCCAGAGAAGTGCCCCTATACCTACGATATGGCAATGAATAGAAACATAGGCGAGGTTATAAGCTCATGA
- a CDS encoding DUF29 domain-containing protein — MKTLSKEELRELYEKDFPLWAQINYELLRERLYELVDWENLLEEIEDMARSDLKTCISQLARILDHMYKWDHFRSLIGGETGGIGWLKSIRSARSKILDAFDMAPSLKKKLPLGIELAWGSARRKIENWLEDNGYNPEDFHIRKECPYTYEEAMTRNLRKGQ; from the coding sequence ATGAAAACCCTGAGCAAAGAAGAGTTAAGAGAACTCTACGAAAAGGACTTCCCCCTGTGGGCGCAGATAAACTATGAACTTCTGAGAGAAAGGCTCTACGAGCTCGTGGACTGGGAGAACCTGCTGGAGGAGATAGAAGATATGGCACGCTCTGACCTGAAAACCTGTATAAGCCAGCTGGCAAGAATACTGGATCACATGTATAAGTGGGACCATTTCAGGAGCCTTATTGGTGGAGAGACTGGTGGTATAGGATGGCTCAAGAGTATAAGGTCAGCAAGAAGCAAAATACTTGACGCCTTTGACATGGCACCCAGTTTGAAGAAGAAACTACCGCTGGGGATTGAGCTGGCATGGGGCTCCGCAAGAAGGAAGATAGAAAACTGGCTCGAAGACAATGGCTATAACCCAGAGGACTTCCACATTCGCAAAGAGTGTCCCTACACCTATGAAGAAGCCATGACCAGAAACCTGAGAAAGGGGCAATGA
- a CDS encoding JDVT-CTERM system glutamic-type intramembrane protease encodes MSIKGSTELLLYGLLLINLTLHRLYGFPNLSTALLLLPLAFLPSERFGLRSRWNASLLLLPFLYILYPQGFFSLALQAFAEELFFRAYLMQRFSNLAVSVLFALPHIILYTDIWSVLTFFPSLFYGYVYQKTRSLGFAFLLHLASNVLWLSFLIPYVHGGH; translated from the coding sequence TTGTCTATAAAAGGGTCTACTGAGCTTTTACTTTATGGACTTCTTCTTATAAACCTGACCCTTCACAGGTTATACGGTTTCCCAAACCTGAGCACCGCCCTTCTTCTCCTTCCCCTTGCCTTTCTGCCCTCTGAAAGGTTTGGACTGAGGAGTAGGTGGAATGCAAGTCTTCTTTTACTGCCATTTCTGTATATTCTTTACCCTCAGGGTTTTTTCAGCCTTGCTCTTCAGGCTTTTGCAGAAGAGCTTTTCTTCAGAGCCTATCTTATGCAGAGGTTTTCAAACCTTGCAGTTTCAGTTCTTTTTGCCCTTCCACACATTATTCTCTACACAGACATCTGGTCAGTGCTTACCTTTTTCCCTTCACTCTTTTATGGATACGTATACCAGAAGACAAGATCTCTGGGCTTTGCATTCCTTCTTCACCTTGCCAGCAATGTGCTGTGGCTGAGCTTTTTAATCCCCTATGTGCACGGCGGTCACTGA
- a CDS encoding FliA/WhiG family RNA polymerase sigma factor, translating to MTSEEKDLVLSYLPLIQQIAYRIHRHLPASVDVRDLIGYGVLALVEALPKLDRTKNPAAYLKLRIKGAMYDYLRSLDFVSRSLRSKEKAIREAMEKLSMEKGGEVSDEDLAQYLGESPAKLKEDLQAISFSYLLSLDEIFQEGRSYEELFESKEEGPEEAVIKRDMRERLLRAVESLDEREKLVLQLLYYEELPVKEVAGLLGISMARVSQIKAGAIEKLKKYLTSAG from the coding sequence ATGACCTCAGAGGAAAAAGATTTGGTGCTGTCTTACCTTCCCCTAATCCAGCAGATAGCCTACCGAATTCACAGACACCTGCCAGCCTCAGTGGATGTGAGAGACCTTATAGGATATGGGGTGCTGGCTCTCGTGGAGGCTCTACCAAAGCTGGACAGGACAAAAAACCCGGCTGCCTACCTGAAGTTGCGCATAAAGGGGGCCATGTATGATTATCTGAGGAGTCTTGACTTTGTCAGCAGAAGTCTCAGGTCAAAGGAAAAGGCAATAAGAGAGGCAATGGAGAAGCTAAGTATGGAAAAGGGCGGTGAGGTGAGCGACGAGGACCTGGCACAGTATCTTGGCGAAAGTCCAGCAAAATTGAAGGAAGACCTGCAGGCTATAAGCTTTTCATACCTTCTGAGCCTTGACGAGATCTTTCAGGAGGGCAGAAGCTATGAGGAGCTCTTTGAAAGCAAGGAGGAGGGGCCTGAGGAGGCTGTTATAAAAAGAGACATGAGGGAGAGGTTGCTCAGGGCTGTTGAAAGCCTTGATGAAAGAGAAAAACTGGTGCTCCAGCTTCTCTACTATGAAGAACTGCCAGTGAAAGAGGTGGCAGGGTTGCTGGGAATATCTATGGCAAGGGTCTCTCAGATAAAGGCTGGTGCCATTGAAAAGCTCAAGAAGTATTTAACCTCTGCTGGATAA
- a CDS encoding pitrilysin family protein produces the protein MRFIILLLLLFSFSSGGAKVQEYTLENGVKLIIKETKGRGIVSGVIFIKSGTHGEYKRGLTNLTATLLTKGTKSYDAYQVASAFEDYGGSIYASTGDDYVEIGFSTKVDGLEKGLKVIKSMLLEPLFSQEDLERERQNALQAIKSRRERGHELAMDALRRLTYRGSNYQVVPLGLEEDIKAISREDVIKRWHEVLKSRNMVVALVGDFKGEEVLPLLKEVFSAIPEGAYWINPTDVPMKEDLLERVKRPGSQATVFCAFDAPEFRGEEYFAFKVLDSVLGDGMTSKLFKELREKRGYAYAVYSTYPTRLASPRLIAYIGTSPEKREDALRDMVEVVKKADIKPEDVELAKNKIIGDFLLAHQTRARQAWYLGFFEVMGFGWKADEEYPERIKAVRFEDVQKLREKYLKIHHCVVVEP, from the coding sequence ATGAGGTTTATAATACTCTTGCTTTTGCTTTTCAGCTTTTCCTCTGGAGGTGCAAAGGTGCAGGAATACACTCTTGAGAACGGAGTAAAACTCATAATTAAGGAGACAAAGGGTAGGGGTATAGTGTCTGGAGTTATCTTCATAAAGTCGGGAACTCACGGAGAGTATAAGAGGGGTCTTACAAATCTGACTGCCACCCTTCTTACAAAGGGCACAAAAAGCTATGACGCTTACCAAGTCGCCAGTGCCTTTGAAGACTATGGAGGGAGCATATATGCCTCCACGGGGGATGACTATGTGGAGATAGGCTTTTCCACAAAGGTGGATGGTCTGGAAAAGGGTCTGAAGGTTATAAAAAGCATGCTTCTTGAGCCCCTCTTTTCTCAGGAGGACCTTGAGAGAGAAAGGCAGAATGCCCTTCAGGCAATAAAGTCAAGAAGAGAAAGGGGGCATGAGCTTGCCATGGATGCCCTCAGAAGGCTAACCTACAGGGGCTCAAACTATCAGGTGGTTCCGCTTGGACTGGAAGAGGATATCAAAGCCATAAGCAGGGAGGATGTGATAAAAAGGTGGCATGAGGTTCTTAAGTCCAGAAATATGGTGGTAGCCCTTGTGGGAGATTTCAAAGGGGAGGAGGTCCTGCCTCTTCTGAAGGAGGTCTTTTCTGCAATTCCTGAGGGCGCTTACTGGATAAACCCTACAGATGTGCCTATGAAGGAAGACCTTCTTGAGAGGGTAAAAAGACCGGGCTCTCAGGCAACCGTTTTCTGTGCCTTTGATGCACCTGAGTTCAGGGGTGAAGAATACTTCGCCTTTAAGGTGCTGGACTCTGTTCTTGGAGATGGAATGACTTCAAAGCTCTTTAAAGAGCTCAGGGAGAAAAGGGGCTACGCCTATGCTGTTTACTCTACCTATCCCACTCGCCTTGCCTCCCCAAGGCTCATAGCCTACATAGGCACATCCCCGGAAAAAAGAGAGGACGCTCTGAGAGACATGGTGGAAGTGGTCAAAAAGGCGGACATTAAGCCCGAAGACGTGGAACTGGCAAAAAATAAGATAATCGGCGACTTTTTATTGGCTCATCAGACAAGGGCAAGGCAGGCCTGGTATCTGGGATTTTTTGAGGTGATGGGCTTTGGCTGGAAAGCGGATGAAGAGTATCCAGAAAGGATAAAGGCTGTTCGCTTTGAAGATGTGCAGAAGCTTAGGGAAAAATACCTTAAAATTCATCACTGCGTGGTGGTGGAACCCTGA
- a CDS encoding pitrilysin family protein → MATAVFAGELKTYKLPNGAKLIVNRRDDTEAVALHVWFRVGSVYEDYQQKGMAHFLEHMLFNGSEKYPYGQIDYMVESLGGNLNAGTSKEYTFYHITIAKPYWRQALDVLYQLTQKPLLLEDMVEKEKPIVIEELRRGKDNPTTVLWEEFEKLLYKVSPYRHPIIGYEETIQKFTRDMLLDFYRNFYQPRNMYVVVVGDVEPEEVYQEVLKTFGKEEGKPVPRVELIPEPEQLESRSKTIKDRRVEKTYWLIGWRVPAIGTKEYYALVVLDQILGNGRTSLLYRELREKGLVYSISTGDFGRPRDNIFFVSATLDQNRLEEVKSKVFDLMNSLKERLTEEELQKAKERVINSEAFALERVERDAFYIGYSLTVVGLLDYYLYFENNIRSVRREDVLRVLEKYILSKPYSEVIMVPER, encoded by the coding sequence ATGGCTACAGCAGTTTTTGCCGGAGAACTCAAAACCTATAAACTACCTAACGGTGCAAAGCTAATCGTAAACCGCAGGGATGATACAGAAGCGGTAGCCCTCCATGTGTGGTTCAGGGTAGGCTCTGTATACGAGGACTATCAGCAAAAAGGCATGGCTCACTTTCTTGAGCATATGCTCTTTAACGGCTCAGAAAAGTATCCTTATGGTCAGATAGACTACATGGTGGAAAGTCTTGGTGGTAATCTGAACGCCGGCACATCAAAGGAATACACCTTCTACCATATAACCATAGCCAAGCCCTACTGGAGGCAGGCACTGGATGTGCTTTATCAGCTTACCCAGAAGCCCCTATTACTTGAGGACATGGTAGAAAAGGAAAAGCCTATAGTCATAGAAGAGCTCAGGCGCGGCAAAGACAACCCCACAACGGTCCTCTGGGAAGAATTTGAAAAGCTACTTTACAAGGTCTCACCCTATCGCCATCCCATAATAGGCTACGAAGAAACCATTCAGAAGTTTACAAGGGATATGCTCCTTGACTTTTACAGAAACTTCTACCAGCCAAGGAACATGTATGTGGTGGTGGTTGGGGATGTGGAGCCGGAGGAGGTCTATCAGGAGGTGCTCAAAACCTTCGGGAAGGAGGAGGGAAAGCCCGTGCCACGCGTTGAGCTAATCCCTGAGCCAGAACAGTTAGAAAGCAGAAGCAAAACCATAAAAGACAGAAGGGTTGAAAAAACCTACTGGCTCATAGGCTGGAGAGTGCCTGCCATAGGCACAAAGGAATACTATGCCCTTGTGGTGCTTGACCAGATACTGGGCAACGGCAGGACATCCTTACTTTACAGGGAGCTGAGAGAGAAGGGACTTGTATACAGCATATCCACCGGAGACTTTGGAAGACCAAGGGATAATATCTTCTTTGTATCTGCAACTCTTGACCAGAATAGGCTTGAGGAAGTCAAGTCAAAGGTGTTTGATTTGATGAACTCTTTGAAGGAAAGGTTAACAGAGGAAGAGCTCCAGAAGGCAAAAGAGAGGGTAATAAACTCTGAAGCCTTTGCCCTTGAAAGGGTTGAAAGAGACGCCTTCTACATAGGCTACTCCCTCACTGTGGTTGGTCTTCTTGACTACTACCTTTATTTTGAGAACAACATAAGAAGCGTGCGAAGAGAGGATGTGCTGAGGGTTCTGGAAAAGTATATCCTCAGCAAGCCCTATAGCGAAGTTATCATGGTGCCAGAAAGATGA
- a CDS encoding AAA family ATPase — translation MRPIRLEIENFTVYRGKHSLDFSPLNFFVIKGRTGAGKTSLIDALCYALYGTVPRYGGEKAHRHLISRGQNFMRVALEFSVRGRRYRVEREYEAGKKRAQSDFRFYEEGKPKPFKEEELRRHIKDILRLDYNTFTKVILLPQNQFDRFLKPQEQRERREILNSLLGFSGLFSALKELVGEEYRGLMSRLQALQLRLEQLSHISPEEVARKEAEVRRLEKEYERLLREKSELEKTLSLCRERDGLLREKEEVQEKLGELISEEETIQGKRQTLERALEILPHLPKIEHYERLLKEEERLLREKQGRELDLKKCSDERQMVEEEFRRIREEFESLEDYNKKRLELGSLLQILQQYASLRRERDSLEEEIGTVEREMAKRSEKEKELRERFSKGLDITRQVSEAIRALEEKGVEDGMIRVEELRGKIRKLEEMKEEEDRLREEKGILQKELDKKREELRAKLDEQNSLTEEIEEFERELEALRLSLSVEGELLQEEARLRDLHARAVELRDFRNKKKLYQSRVLELEEGLRLLESEREKLQEKRLDVYALEIRAGLREGDTCPVCGGTVGHLVSEKSEEDLQEILHRLKELEEERERLKKELSEAHANISFLERKEEELSGLLGGLSEEEIEKRLSEVQKSLKEMQEKRKTVQKKEQELNILRKRHGELSKQIDLLRSQEAELREKVSASLTLLKRLEEEEQSILTSLGGDVEAVLEEVQRVEKEYAELRSLREKERKFMQKLEEIQKELSEVEKGLAELNEKVRGLQSQKASVEEKLIKIEEEVVKITGEKPSELLAQRLKRKMEELEKKVREVQKEYQNTVSYLQKVRAEEARLVSDIQNMEKFISSLQKQRASLSVELYQLQERFGSLEEAIKCALSQEEIRAIQKHIEDYEKERHNLQSRLESLEKRLEALKHLPETHYVEERLRELSSELYQNRETYGSLQGEIEKLKRELLEREELEKVLTELQWQVSLYERLKNDLADNQFPEFVSQLMLRRITERASYYLFKFTAGQFTFDLLDGDLHVYDHTTDHHRIVSSLSGGETFLASLSLAFAVADILSQNAPLESLFIDEGFGSLDRETRESLSEFFDLIRQSTDRLVGIITHVEDIAEKFSQRIEVEKSGGSARLKVIY, via the coding sequence ATGAGACCCATAAGGCTTGAAATTGAAAACTTTACCGTTTACAGAGGAAAGCACAGCCTGGACTTTTCACCCCTGAATTTCTTCGTTATAAAGGGAAGGACTGGGGCAGGAAAGACAAGCCTCATAGATGCCCTATGCTACGCCCTCTACGGAACTGTGCCCAGATATGGAGGTGAGAAAGCCCACAGGCATCTGATTTCAAGAGGTCAGAATTTTATGCGTGTGGCTCTGGAGTTTTCTGTGAGGGGCAGGAGATACAGGGTAGAAAGAGAATACGAAGCGGGGAAGAAAAGGGCTCAGTCGGACTTCAGGTTCTACGAGGAGGGAAAGCCAAAACCCTTCAAGGAAGAGGAGCTAAGGAGGCACATAAAGGATATCCTCAGACTTGACTACAATACCTTTACAAAGGTGATTCTCCTTCCACAGAACCAGTTTGACAGATTTCTAAAGCCTCAGGAGCAGAGGGAAAGAAGGGAGATACTCAACTCACTTTTAGGCTTTTCTGGGCTATTTTCCGCTTTAAAAGAGCTTGTGGGAGAGGAGTATAGAGGTCTTATGAGCAGGCTTCAGGCTCTGCAGCTGAGGCTTGAACAGCTTTCACACATAAGCCCTGAAGAAGTTGCCCGAAAGGAAGCGGAGGTCCGCAGGCTTGAGAAGGAGTATGAAAGGCTCCTTAGGGAAAAGTCTGAACTTGAAAAAACCCTTTCCCTCTGCAGAGAGAGGGACGGCCTGCTCAGGGAAAAGGAGGAGGTGCAGGAAAAGCTCGGCGAACTCATCTCTGAGGAAGAGACCATACAGGGAAAAAGGCAGACCCTTGAGCGTGCCCTTGAGATACTGCCCCACCTGCCAAAGATAGAGCACTACGAAAGGCTTTTGAAGGAAGAAGAAAGGCTCTTGAGGGAAAAACAGGGCAGAGAACTTGACCTGAAGAAGTGCTCAGATGAAAGACAGATGGTGGAAGAGGAGTTCAGGAGGATACGTGAGGAGTTTGAAAGCCTTGAAGATTATAACAAAAAAAGGCTTGAACTTGGCAGTCTTCTTCAAATCCTTCAGCAATATGCAAGCCTCAGGAGGGAAAGAGACAGCTTGGAGGAAGAAATAGGCACAGTGGAGAGGGAGATGGCTAAGCGAAGTGAGAAGGAAAAGGAGCTAAGAGAGAGGTTTTCAAAGGGGCTTGACATTACAAGACAGGTCAGTGAAGCCATCAGAGCCCTTGAAGAAAAGGGCGTGGAGGATGGAATGATAAGAGTGGAGGAGCTCAGGGGGAAAATCAGGAAACTTGAGGAGATGAAAGAAGAGGAGGACAGGCTAAGAGAGGAAAAGGGCATCCTGCAGAAAGAGCTTGATAAAAAAAGGGAAGAACTCAGAGCAAAACTGGATGAGCAGAACAGTCTGACGGAAGAGATAGAGGAGTTTGAAAGGGAGCTGGAGGCCCTCAGGCTATCTCTGAGTGTGGAAGGAGAACTTCTTCAGGAGGAGGCAAGGCTGAGAGACCTGCATGCAAGGGCTGTAGAGCTCAGGGACTTCAGGAATAAGAAAAAGCTCTATCAGAGCAGGGTGCTGGAGCTGGAGGAGGGCCTGAGACTCTTAGAAAGTGAGAGGGAAAAGCTTCAGGAGAAGAGGCTTGATGTCTACGCACTTGAGATAAGGGCAGGTCTCAGAGAGGGAGATACATGTCCCGTATGTGGTGGAACCGTTGGACATCTTGTATCTGAGAAATCTGAGGAGGACCTGCAGGAGATTTTGCATAGACTGAAAGAGCTTGAGGAGGAAAGGGAGAGGCTAAAGAAAGAGCTTTCAGAAGCCCATGCCAACATATCCTTCCTTGAAAGGAAGGAGGAAGAGCTTTCAGGCCTCTTGGGTGGACTTTCCGAGGAAGAAATTGAAAAGAGGCTTTCTGAAGTGCAGAAGAGCCTGAAAGAAATGCAGGAAAAAAGGAAAACTGTCCAGAAAAAGGAGCAAGAGCTTAACATTCTCAGAAAAAGACACGGAGAGCTTTCAAAGCAAATTGACCTGCTCAGGTCTCAGGAGGCAGAGCTCAGGGAAAAGGTCTCTGCGAGTTTGACTCTTCTTAAAAGGCTTGAGGAGGAAGAGCAGTCCATACTTACCTCGCTGGGTGGAGATGTTGAGGCTGTGCTTGAGGAGGTTCAGAGAGTTGAAAAGGAGTATGCGGAGCTCAGGTCCCTTAGAGAGAAGGAAAGAAAGTTCATGCAGAAGCTGGAGGAGATACAGAAAGAACTATCAGAGGTGGAAAAAGGGCTTGCAGAACTCAATGAAAAGGTCAGAGGACTCCAGTCTCAGAAGGCTTCTGTAGAAGAAAAGCTCATAAAGATAGAGGAGGAGGTGGTAAAAATAACAGGGGAAAAACCCTCTGAGCTTTTAGCCCAGAGACTGAAGAGGAAGATGGAGGAGCTTGAAAAAAAGGTCAGGGAGGTGCAGAAGGAATACCAGAATACAGTATCATACCTGCAGAAAGTAAGAGCGGAAGAGGCAAGGCTTGTCTCAGACATACAGAACATGGAGAAGTTCATATCCTCACTTCAGAAGCAGAGGGCAAGCTTATCCGTTGAGCTCTACCAGCTTCAGGAGAGGTTCGGAAGCCTTGAAGAGGCAATAAAATGCGCCCTCAGTCAGGAGGAGATAAGGGCAATTCAGAAGCATATAGAGGACTACGAGAAGGAGAGACACAATCTCCAGAGCAGGCTTGAGAGCCTAGAAAAGAGACTTGAAGCCCTCAAACACCTTCCCGAAACCCACTATGTGGAAGAAAGGCTCAGAGAGCTGAGCTCAGAGCTATATCAGAACAGGGAAACATACGGAAGCCTTCAGGGTGAGATAGAGAAGCTCAAGAGGGAACTCCTTGAGAGGGAAGAGCTCGAAAAGGTCCTGACCGAGCTCCAGTGGCAGGTAAGCCTGTATGAGAGGCTAAAGAATGACCTTGCAGACAATCAGTTTCCTGAGTTTGTAAGCCAGCTCATGCTGAGAAGAATCACAGAAAGGGCAAGCTACTACCTTTTCAAGTTTACAGCCGGACAGTTTACCTTTGACCTGCTTGATGGAGACCTTCATGTTTACGACCACACCACCGACCATCATAGAATAGTGTCAAGCCTGAGTGGTGGTGAGACATTCCTTGCAAGCCTTTCCCTTGCCTTTGCGGTTGCGGACATACTTTCCCAGAATGCACCCCTTGAAAGTCTTTTCATCGACGAGGGCTTTGGCTCTCTTGACAGGGAAACGAGAGAGTCCCTATCGGAGTTTTTTGACCTCATAAGGCAGTCCACAGACAGGCTTGTAGGCATAATAACCCATGTGGAGGACATAGCGGAGAAGTTCTCGCAGCGTATTGAGGTGGAAAAAAGCGGTGGCTCTGCAAGGCTGAAGGTCATATATTAA
- a CDS encoding type II secretion system protein GspK — MTVVLALILFISASVLVLDLYSTVRSTQIAVQQVYARTQALYVFKSALPLALAIIRSDDPSVDHLQERWAFPISFKTEKGELTISIYDEDRFINLNTAGENPELFRHLFSSLRIDPQYLDRLLIWIGKKDGSFDSQYPIKRAPLSSKEELLYVGFKPEDLQGKTVGNSFYPGLWSLTTTFSSGRVNVNTAPLQVLTALDPRIDQTLASRIMERRAKESFKRPEDLVLVEGFTFDMLYRMKNYIDTKSRFFHIVMDLKSGGYSVSFSAIYDRQEGRIVYKRVY; from the coding sequence ATGACAGTTGTTCTTGCCCTCATACTTTTTATCAGCGCCAGCGTCCTTGTTCTTGACCTCTACAGCACAGTCAGGAGCACTCAGATTGCAGTCCAGCAGGTCTATGCACGCACTCAGGCTCTTTATGTCTTTAAATCTGCTCTGCCCCTTGCCCTCGCTATAATAAGGTCTGATGACCCTTCTGTGGACCATCTGCAGGAAAGATGGGCCTTCCCCATAAGCTTCAAAACGGAGAAGGGAGAGCTGACCATAAGCATCTACGACGAGGATAGGTTCATAAACCTCAACACCGCAGGCGAAAACCCAGAGCTTTTCAGGCATCTCTTTTCCTCCCTCAGAATTGACCCCCAGTATTTGGACAGGCTCCTTATATGGATTGGTAAGAAGGATGGTAGCTTTGACAGCCAGTATCCCATAAAGAGGGCACCCCTGAGTTCAAAGGAAGAGCTCCTTTATGTGGGCTTCAAGCCAGAAGACCTGCAGGGCAAGACAGTAGGAAACAGCTTCTACCCGGGGCTATGGAGCTTGACCACCACCTTCTCTTCTGGAAGGGTAAACGTAAACACCGCACCCCTTCAGGTCCTTACTGCCCTTGACCCTCGCATAGACCAGACCCTTGCAAGCAGGATAATGGAAAGAAGAGCTAAAGAGTCCTTCAAAAGACCAGAAGACCTGGTGCTCGTGGAAGGCTTTACCTTTGACATGCTTTACAGGATGAAAAACTACATAGATACAAAAAGCAGGTTTTTTCACATAGTTATGGACCTCAAAAGCGGTGGCTACAGCGTGAGCTTTTCTGCCATCTACGACAGGCAGGAGGGGAGGATTGTCTATAAAAGGGTCTACTGA
- a CDS encoding hemerythrin family protein, protein MLELKDLPKVANELFNTLHEEELEIIRELYSACEKGKRDEVDRLMDILLYDVEDHFSTEEDLMKEAEFFAYPMHKAEHDSMRKDLKALYLSWKSSGDMREVKDFIEERLIPWLLLHISRWDSVTAVHIGD, encoded by the coding sequence ATGCTTGAGCTTAAGGACCTGCCAAAAGTTGCCAATGAACTCTTCAACACCCTTCACGAGGAGGAGCTGGAGATAATAAGGGAGCTATATTCTGCCTGCGAGAAGGGTAAGAGGGATGAAGTGGACAGACTGATGGATATACTCCTATACGATGTGGAAGACCACTTTTCTACAGAGGAAGATTTGATGAAGGAGGCAGAGTTTTTTGCCTATCCAATGCACAAGGCAGAGCATGACAGCATGAGAAAAGACCTGAAAGCCCTCTACCTCAGCTGGAAATCTTCAGGAGACATGAGGGAGGTGAAAGACTTTATAGAAGAAAGGCTCATACCATGGCTCCTGCTCCACATATCCCGCTGGGATTCAGTGACCGCCGTGCACATAGGGGATTAA
- the sbcD gene encoding exonuclease subunit SbcD: protein MRLLHIADLHAGKKLYDRIGRNEDLLYALEQVKHICRDNRVDILLIAGDIFDKRNPDFESQELIMDFLTEINTLGTHILLIAGNHDSYDFMRIYRNLRRLANIHVFDRPSKKPEEAIFHYHELKVACLPYPDERVITHLDEEKRRSYAEKVQLYMKALARELEDAPYRILMAHLMVDRAQIAGSELYSSVSPYYAVKAESIPDTFQYVALGHVHRNQRIEGTAPKVYYSGSLYQIDFSEKGMDKFVNLVVLEDGMARVEPVRLDLKRQLVEIRLREGESIEGVLEPIALRDVLVKVQMEVRMGDPSFQLKKDYINRILGDKLARLEMEPVGTSESRESLDEKLDLMSLYEEFHRGKYRVEPAESLKSLLQDLIVRASHETHKA from the coding sequence ATGAGGCTTCTTCACATTGCAGACCTTCATGCAGGTAAAAAGCTTTACGACAGGATAGGCAGGAACGAAGACCTCCTCTATGCCCTTGAGCAGGTGAAGCACATATGCAGAGATAACAGAGTAGATATACTCCTGATAGCCGGGGACATATTTGATAAGAGGAACCCCGACTTTGAATCTCAGGAATTAATCATGGACTTTCTCACTGAGATAAACACCCTTGGAACACATATACTTCTCATAGCAGGGAACCATGACAGCTATGATTTTATGAGGATATACAGGAATCTGAGAAGGCTTGCAAACATTCATGTTTTTGACAGACCTTCAAAAAAGCCTGAAGAAGCCATATTCCATTACCATGAGCTAAAAGTTGCCTGCCTTCCATATCCGGATGAGCGTGTTATAACCCACCTTGATGAAGAAAAGAGGAGGAGCTACGCAGAAAAGGTGCAGCTATACATGAAAGCTCTTGCCAGGGAGCTGGAGGATGCACCATACAGGATACTCATGGCCCACCTGATGGTGGACAGGGCTCAGATAGCAGGTAGTGAACTCTACTCAAGCGTCAGCCCCTACTATGCGGTAAAAGCGGAATCCATCCCTGATACCTTTCAGTATGTGGCTCTGGGACATGTGCACAGAAACCAGAGGATAGAAGGAACAGCACCAAAGGTTTACTACTCTGGCAGTCTATACCAGATAGACTTTTCAGAGAAGGGGATGGATAAGTTTGTGAACCTGGTGGTGCTTGAGGATGGAATGGCAAGAGTGGAGCCTGTAAGGCTTGACCTAAAAAGACAGCTGGTGGAGATAAGGCTCAGGGAGGGAGAGAGCATAGAGGGCGTGCTCGAACCTATAGCTCTAAGGGATGTGCTGGTAAAGGTGCAGATGGAGGTCAGGATGGGGGACCCCTCCTTTCAGCTAAAGAAAGATTACATAAACAGAATCCTCGGGGATAAGCTCGCAAGGCTTGAGATGGAGCCAGTGGGCACCTCTGAAAGCAGGGAAAGTCTGGATGAAAAGCTTGACCTCATGAGCCTTTATGAGGAGTTCCACAGGGGCAAATACAGGGTAGAGCCAGCTGAGAGCTTGAAGTCTCTACTTCAAGACCTTATAGTCAGGGCCAGTCATGAGACCCATAAGGCTTGA